The Melitaea cinxia chromosome 16, ilMelCinx1.1, whole genome shotgun sequence genome contains the following window.
cacaaatatccactccgagcgggaatcgaacctgcgtctgTGTTAAGGCACCGCCGATActgcacacgcaccattacaccaaagcggtcgtattagatataattatacgGTACGAATGAAAAGGTAGTAAAAATTTATAGACATACGAGCTGACCGGGCAAACTTCATACAACCGTATTTTCCCGTACCGAAATACCCAATTCTATGAGTTAttttatacctacctatataatAAGTTAAATTGAAGTTTAAATGTCTCTTGtttgaatttttaacaaaaacatcgTACAATgtacagtaaaattaataatgactaTATAATGAAGACGaaacaagtaaaatatataatacgatTCCCTTATTAACATTTGGTATAATCTCTGAAAcctatcaaaattattttaacgtataagtgacaattaaattaaaagttaatcgTTATTAGATTTAATAAACACGAAATCACATAAGTGCGAGTCACTTGTACGTATTCTTTATATAGCAGATCTATTTACGACCGACTCGTGTTGGATTGCTTtccttcattattttattacaaacgaGCTGAATGATGCCGACAAAATAGCTTGTGTACTTTTAATGTAtactattttgaaataatttaagtttaattaattcatcattacatagtataaaacaaagtcgcttctccTTATGCTTAGACCTTTAAAACtaagcaacggattttgatgcggttttctttagtaaatagagtgattccagaggaaagtttatatacgtataatacatacataatatagtagaggaacactaatagtttttgcaaccgtgcgaagccggggcgggtcgctagttaataattaaaaagaagttTGTTATATAATGCTGCTTAATGTTAAGGCTCGCTGTTTTTTCAATTCATAATCACATACTTTTgcacttataatatttaaatgatataataaaatagtcagaaaaaaaagaaaaagaaatcaaCTACGCAAGATTTTACTAACCCTTGGGTTTTAAAGACAATCTTTCATCTGCTATAATTTCAGGTTTTCTCACAATATCCTTTACCCAACTTATCTCGTTTAAATGTCATACAAGAAGAAATCGAATTAACAAATGTCGAAACGAATGTTTGTTTTGTtctattaatgttataaatgcGAGCATTTGTAAGGATTAGTAGATGGGTGGATATTTGGAAGTGAAACTTATTCTATCGCCCTAAAAattttcgttcatctatcgcatgtcgcatgtcgCAAGTGTTCCGCGGTATTTGTGTTTTGTTCTGTGTattaatgaaaatgtttttatttactaaacttTCACTTGCATTGCGGTTTCATAAAACCatacaattcatttttttaatatttcacgaAACACTACTCAATTGATTATAAAGAGACTGGGCATACAAAAAAACACAGCTAACTTTTCATCCCGACGTTTCTTCGGAACTGAAAATTACGCGAGTAAAACCGCGAGGGACAGCGAGCATgacaataaatacattattacagtaatataaagaaatatactcACATAACACATTCCGTGTCCCTTAAAATGTATAGTACATATTTCCAAACTAGGATCAACTGGATTATATCCCCAGCCCATCAAGAAGGAAGCCAGCCTAACACCCAATACACACTGTAGTGGAGATATCGTTTTAAGGTACAAAAGCTGGAGACGGTATGGAGTATGACCGTGGACCTGTAACAAACAAGcacgtagacaaaaaaatttgaCATGAACTATTACGTTAAGGTTATGCCTTCTGATGTACTTTCACATGCGACGGACCCGATTCTCACTCGcagatatttgaatttaaaaactaatatttatttctgatcGAGGACAATGTTTTTGGGGTCCCACCTTACCTCAAAGACCACGTAGGGTCGCCGATCCCGGTTATTTTCAAGAAACCAGACAGCAGTTTTTACTCGTAGTAAGATAATTATAAGCCAAACCAGTTgggcagcgtggcggattaagcccTAATCTCTCTTCTATTCTTTGGAACATAGCCTTTTTTCAAAATTACACGAGTACAGacagttttacttcagtccaTAAGAATGTACTACATCTTGAAACTATATTACGACGTGAATAACCGCAGGTTGCGGAGAACTTGTACGTTTGGGACTTTTTTTGGACAAACTGCGAATTTTTAGCTTCTTTGGCTAATCGACCAAAAAATGCTCATAGTAATCCTTACCTTGAGTTGTCCCCAGCCAGTGACGAAACCCTTGACTCCGCCCCCGACAAAGTCATATTTCATTGCTATCGCACTAACAAGGTCACTATACACGATCTCGACAGCAGTCCTGAGGACGCCGATATCATTTGCCAAGTTCGTCCAACCGTACTTCGGGTGGATTTTATGACCGGAAAACTTGACGATATTTGTAGAATTCCAGTAATTCGAACCAATGACTCCTTTTAGGTGTCTGAAAAATAATAGCAAACGAAGCAATTGTAAGcaatttttctaaataattctgattctcttttttttaagttttaaatacgaTAACACTGGtacttgtttttaataaatactagctgtaccctgcgcgcgttgctacgctctTTATTTTGGTCGTACTAACTCAGAAATATTtttgggctcatgcacaatactTTGCTTGAAGATCAAgacataatcaaatgcatagtttacgattctataaagaacatacagacaaacaattcatttatatatatagatgctAAAAGTTAGAATATTCAACTATTTGTCGTAATGGTTATCATTTCTGTCCATCGCATGGAAAGTCATGAGTTTTATCCTTTTATTTCATAGCCTTTTCTGCATAAACAAGTTTTGCAACACATTAATAAAGCCAATATATTTgcgcattttttaaattcttcatCTTTCGTACATCAAAAAGGACAGAGAAACAAAACTCACACAGAGTAAGATTgctaaataatgtttataggcgcataaacgcctcacactcaatgaCCCCTGGTTgcactaggatttactcctgtgtcgagAGTCCAGAAACAaataatacacaagcataaacgcctagaccacggtaaacatatatatatatatatatatatatatatatatatatatatatatatggctaatacaaatgtttaagGTGTGCatggatcgaacccgtaaccgtcagcgcaacggccacaaaccagtgttgtgaccgttgcacgTAAAAGTACATAGATACTCACGGCGACAACTCGCCCCAAATCACATAGGGTTGAATGCAGTGCGCAGCAGTCAACATGTGTC
Protein-coding sequences here:
- the LOC123660965 gene encoding trypsin alpha-4-like; translation: MFTKLTITFVILLQSIEGYPSVPGHKPYNINNILSPRIVGGQDAPEGYAKHMAALVVGNQVTMLTCGASIINRRHMLTAAHCIQPYVIWGELSPHLKGVIGSNYWNSTNIVKFSGHKIHPKYGWTNLANDIGVLRTAVEIVYSDLVSAIAMKYDFVGGGVKGFVTGWGQLKFVQKKSQTYKFSATCGYSRRNIVSRCSTFLWTEVKLSVLV